The following is a genomic window from Vitis vinifera cultivar Pinot Noir 40024 chromosome 6, ASM3070453v1.
tcaaaaataattcttaaaagacagctttaaagaataatttttttatcatgacTAAAATTTATTggagaatttaaatataaataatagtttagatttgtttgaaaaaccctttagaaaacaattttgaaaaactatcttgttgaaagcaatttttgaaaatattttctaatattttttagaacaaaaatccacttaagaattaaaaaaaaaaaattattttttattttttttattttttatgtttgaaaactaattttatttttaatctttcttaaTATGCATATTAagtaattttctatttaatttatcGGAGAAATGATAATTACCGTGATAAAAGAATAAAACTTCAGTTTGGTAGGGCATATAGATTTCAAATGCCCAATATCAATGAACTTTGCTTTGCTTGTGCATGCGGCTCTATGGCAGAAAGGGGAGAGGAGCGAGTGGAATACATCCCGGGAATTTCCTCAACGCGCATATTAGACCTTCCGTCAATCTTCTACGGCAACGGCCGACGAGTTCTGCATCGGGCTTTGGAGATCTGCTCTTGGGTGCTTAAAGCACAGTATCTTCTGTTCACTTCTGTATACGAGCTTGAACACCAAGTTGTGGACGCTTTGAAGTCAAAATTTCCATGCCCCATCTACACGGTTGGCCCTACCATACCTTACTTACGTCTGAGAGACGAGTCCACAAGCCCCACCACCCACAGTGACCTTGACTGCATGAAATGGCTAGATTCCCAGCCTGAAGCCTCTGTCTTGTACATCTCACTGGGAAGTTTTCTTTCAGTCTCGAGCGCCCAAATGGATGAAATTGCTGCTGGGTTGCGAAGTAGTCGCATAGGGTTCTTGTGGGTGGCGCGCGAGAAAGCTGCTCAGTTGCAGGAGAGTTGTGGGGATAGAGGCTTGGTGGTGCCTTGGTGTGACCAATTGAAGGTGCTGTGCCATTCTTCTGTAGGGGGTTTTTGGACCCATTGCGGGTGGAATTCTACTCTAGAAGCTGTTTTTGCAGGCGTTCCAATGCTGACACTTCCTATATTTTGGGACCAAGTCCCCAACAGTAAGAACATTGTGGAGGATTGGAAGATCGGGTGGAGGGTGAAGAGGGAGGTAGGATGGGAAAATTTGGTGAGCAGAGAGGAAATTGCTGGACTAGTGCAGAGGTTTATGGATTTGGAAAGCGACGAGGGGAAAGAGATGAGGAACAGAGCAAAGGAACTTCAGGAGATGTGTAGAGGAGCAATTGCAAAAGGTGGTTCTTCCCACACTAATCTTGATACCTTTATCTCCCACATTTCACAACGTTAAGCCTAGTGTTGttccattattaatttattattattagtctcGTGCAATTATGTATTCCCTCAAGTGGGTCCCTGGAGGCCATTATCTTCTATAAGGCGGCCTATATTCCAGTTGAGTTCGTCACACCCCTAATACTAGTCTTATCAAAAGGCTgtgattttaaagaataatggtaataaaatatttaataatttgacaCATTGCTCAATTGCAAGGTGAAAGTTGAATTATTGTATTGTACTACAGCTGGGGTAATTCCTGTGAATTCTCTATTAAATAAGCCCTTGTTAGCAAATTGGTCAGTCACGATCTTCCTCTACTACTTCCTCTATTTTGGCATCTGCTCTAGGGACTACGTTACGAAACCGGAAAACATGCCTTCCAGCAACGTCTCACGGTCCAGATCATGCCACGTCGTGGCCATGGCCGTCCCCGGAAGAGGCCACATCAACCCCATGATGAACTTCTGCAAGTTGCTGGCTTCAAGAAGAGATGACGTACTCATCACCTTCGTCGTCACGGAGGAGTGGCTGGGGCTAATCGGCTCCGACAGTAAACCGGATAACATCCGCTTCGGCACTATTCCCAACGTGACCCCCTCGGAGAGAGTTCGCGCCACCAACCTTCTTGGGTTCTTGGAAGCTGTTATGACGAAGATGGAAGATCCGTTTGAACAGCTCCTGAAGCGGCTTGAACCGCCGGTTACTACAATACTAGCTGATACCTTTCTATTCTGGGCGGTCAGCGTCGGGAATCGAATGAGTATTCCGGTAGCCTCGTTCTTTCCGATGTCGGCATCGGTGTTTTCCATGTTCCACCATTTCGATCTCCTTGTGCAGAACGGCCATCACCCGATTGATATCTCAGGTGGGTAACTACAGTCAGCAAAGCATTCCTTTCCacactttttttccctttttatttttatttatttatttttaaaattacacacacgtgataattttaatttactttttgaaAGATTTTCTAAACAATAACGATAACAAActtattgaatatttttgtgTATGATAAATCACAGCCGTACAACGGTTTTTTTCAATGTTGTCTTAAGTTTCAACTTTCAACCGCCTACCACCCAGGAATGCATAACAGTCAAAAGGAGGTGTTTGGCAattgtttaattattattgttttactaaatataattcattaaaaaattattaagagaaaaatgatttttaaaaataaatttaagataaaaaattaattgaaaaaataaaaaatttaagccAACAAATTTGATTGAATATTTAGAAATCCTTATTTTCCATATTCTTAAGATAACTTACtaggaaacaaagaaaataagttCTCATTTGTAGCcgctttcaaattcaatttgatactaattctttaaaaaaaagaagaagaaaattaattattttaaaaaacaaaatgattagaactcaaatatgaagaaatagttttaaattttcttcttcacaaaaatctaattttttagaATGGGTTTGAAAAATTGCCAAACAGCTAGTCCAAAGTTTCTCATGCAGCTGATACATTCTTAGTTGTTGCATTATGGCAGAAAGGGGAGAAGAGCGCGTGGACTACATCCCTGGACTTTCTTCAACCCGCATCGCAGATTTTCCATCATTGCTCCACAGGCAAAACCCAGCTTTGACTCGGTTCGTACAAGCATATTCATGGCTGCCCAGAGCTCAATGTCTTCTCCTCACTTCCGTCTCTGAGCTAGAACCCCAAGTCATCGACTCTTTGAAATCAATGTTCTCATTCCCCATCTATCCCGTTGGCCCTGTATTACCTTATTTCAACATCAGAGATAGTTCGTCTGTGACTATTGGTTCTGATAACCTCAACTACTTCCAATGGCTGGACTCCCAACCTTGCAACTCGGTGCTGTACGTCTCCTTCGGAAGCGTTTATTCGGTTGCGAGTGCACAGGTGGATGAAATTGCAGCTGGGTTGCGCGACAGCGATGTTAGGTTTTTGTGGGTGGCGCGTGGGGAAGCTTCTCGGGTGAGAGAGGTGTGTGGTGAGATGGGGTTGGTGGTGCCTTGGTGTAATCAATTGAAGGTGCTGTCACATTCTTCTATAGGCGGATTCTGGACGCATTGTGGATGGAACTCCACCGTCGAAGGCCTTTTTTCTGGGCTTCCTTTTCTGACTTTTCCGCTAGGAATTGATCAAGTTTCAAACAGTAAGGCAGCTGTGGAGGATTGGAAGATCGGGTGGAGGGTGAAGGGGCAGGCGGGAGTCGAAACTTTGGTGAAGAGAGAAGAAATATGTGGGATTGTGAAGAGGTTTATGAATTTGGAAAGCAATGAAGGGAAAGAAATTAGGAGCAGAGCGAGAAAACTTCAGAAGATTTGTCAAGAAGCAGCTGCAAAAGGCGGATCCTCGGAAACTAACGTGGATGCTTTTATCAGATATATCACACAACTTCCCAGCCATTAAACAGATTCCGACTGCGTATCGAAGCTTGCCTATTACCCTGAAAATATTTCATGGATGACTATTTCATATATCTTGTTGATGAAAAGACGTTTGCCTTGACATTTGAATGGTTTGGACATGAGTCCATCTTCTTGATCCATAATTTTAATAAGGTCCGCTGAATGACTCCTAGGTTTTTATAGTAAAGCCATAGTTGTTATAAGCTTAAATAAGTTCattttaaatgtaaaagatGGTACACTTGAGCTAATAATGGTTGTCACGTAACGTTCAAACTTCATACATACGATGTTTGAACCAagtaaagatgtttgaatgcaTATGATGGTTCTGATAGACGATACCTAGCTGATCAACAAGAAAGTAACTGTCCGGGGTCAGCTGCAACAAACCGAGATCAGGTGCAACAAACCAAGGTTAGCTGCAACAAACAGAAGCCGGTTAAGAACGTCTTGAAGAAGGAAGTTAGTTATTTAGGTTGTTGtagatataaatataagaaaacgtTAGTGTACAAAGATGGATCACCTTTTCTAATGGACAATGAgaaatattggtttttctaAACCCAGTTTCTAAAactttcatggtatcagagctttggtattttttttttacaagacttcttcttcttcttcatatcAGTTTCAGTTCTTTGTAGATAACCTCCATTCTATTCATGATGAGTTCAACACAGTCATCAGGGTTACAAGCTGGTACCCTACCTTCATCTACCGGTGCTACTCAAACAATGCAGATGCTGAATCATGCATTGTCGATCAAACTTGATAGAAACAATTACATTCTTTGGAGAACAAAAATGGAGAACGTTATCTTTGCCAATGGTTTTGAAGATCGTATTGAAGGTCTGAAAATTTGTCCACCTCAGAAAACAAGTTCTGGAGAAACAAACCCAGATTTTGTTATGTGGCGACGATTCGATCGCATGATCCTTAGCTGGATCTACTTCTCACTCACTCCTGAAATCATGGGTCGGATAGTTGGCTATCAATCCTCTCATGCAGCCTGGTTTGCTTTAGAACGAATCTTTTCGGCTTCTTCAAGGGCTAGGGTGATGCAACTACGCCTAGAGTTCCAAACCACAAGGAAAGGATCATTGACAATGATGGAATACATTCTTAAACTAAAGAGTTTGGCCGATAATTTGGCGGCCATTGGAGAACCTGTGACTGATAGAGATCAGATCCTCCAACTTCTTGGAGGTCTTAGGGCAGACTACAACTCCATAGTAGCCTCTCTTACAACACGTGAAGATGAGATGTCTCTCCACTCTGTACACAACATTTTACTCACCCATGAACAACGACTTAGCTTTCAGAATTCAGTTGCAGAAGATAACGTCATCTCTGCTAATCTTGCTACACCACAATATCAACATTTGAACAATAAAAGATCCTCTGGTCAAAATAGGCAGTCTGGGTTCAACAAAAGAAGAGGTACAAATGGTGGGCGCTCACAATCATCTCAGCATCGACCATAGTACCAGCTTTGTGGCAAGTTTGGCCACACCGTGGTTCGCTGCTACCACAGGTTTGATATTAACTTCCAAGGCTACAACCCTAATATGGACACTGTTCAAACCAATAAACCAAATGCCAAGAATCAAGTGCAAGCTATGATGGCATCTCCTTCCACTATATTTGATGAGGCATGGTTTTTTGACACTGGTGCTACACATCACCTATTACAAAGTGTTGATCCACTCTCAGATGTACAACCATACATGGGTAATGGCAAGGTGATCGTTGGGAATGGTAAGCACCTTCGTATTTTACATACAAGCACTACTTTCTTTCCTTCCTCTTCTAAAACCTTTCAACTGAGACAAGTACTTCATGTTCCTGATATTGCTACTAATCTCATTAGTGTCTCACAGTTTTGTGCCGATAATAATACTTTCTTTGAGTTTCATCCTCGATTCTTTTTTGTCAAGGATCAGGTCACCAAGAAGATACTTCTTCAAGGAAGTCTTAAACATGGCTTATATAGAATTCCTGCCAGATTTGTGCCTTCACCTGCAGCTTTTGTTTCTTCTAGTTATAACAGGTCTTCCAATCTTTCTTTAACAACCACAACTACACTTTGGCATTCTCGGCTTGGACACCCTACTGATAATATCTTGAAACACATTCTTACCTCTTGTAATATTTCACATCAATGCCATAAAAACAATGTCTGTTGTGCTTGTCAATTTGTAAAAAGCCATAAATTGCCTTTCAATGTGTCTGTTTCTAGAGCTTCTCATCCTTTAGCTTTACTTCATGCTGATCTTTGGGGCCCTACTTCCATTCCGTCCACAACTGGTGCATGCTACTTCattttgtttgttgatgatTTCTCTCGTTTCTCTTGGATTTATCCATTGCACAACAAAGATCAAGCATTATTTGTATTCATAAAGTTCAAAAGTCTAGTTGAAAATCAGTTTAATTTTCGGATACAATGTTTACGGTCTGATAATGGTGGTGAATTTAAAGCCTTCTCTTCATATCTTGCTACGCATGGTATTAAAAGTTAGTTTTCTTGTCCATACACACCTGAACAGAATGGTCGAGCGGAGCGCAAATTACGACATATAATTGAAACTGGTCTTGCTCTATTAGCCACTGCATCCTTACCTTTCAAGTTTTGGCTATATGCATTTCATACAGCTATTTTCCTTATAAATCGGCTACCTACTAAGGTTCTCAATTATCAATCTCCCTTTCAAATTCTTTTTGGCAAATCACCAAATTATCacatctttaaaatttttggttgCTTATGCTACCCTTATATTCGAccatacaacaaaaataaactcTCTTATCGCTCCAGTCAATGCGTTTTCCTTGGCTATAGTTCCAATCACAAAGGCTATATGTGTCTTGACCCATTGTCAGGCCGTCTCTATGTTACTAGGCATGTTGTGTTTCATGAAACAGTGTTCCCATTTCAGTCTACTTCGAATCAATCCTCATTTGTAGTTACTGTCCCCACTCCAGCCCTTCTTCCTTGCTCATCTCCTCTTGTGTCCTCACTACCTTCCCATACAACTCTTTCCACCTCAAGTCGACTGTTAACTAATATGCCTTCCTTCACTACTTCTTTACCAGACCTGATACAAGTTCCTTTTGCTGACATCTCCACTTCTAAACCTCACCCTACTAATCAGCATCCCATGGTCACACGTGCAAAGAATGGCATCAGCAAGAAGAAGGTCTACTTCTCATCTCACATCTCTGAACCTACTACATTCACACAGGTTGTTAAAGATTCAAATTGGGTTCTTGCCATGGAAAAAGAGTTTTCTGCTCTCCAAAGAAACAACACATGGCATTTAGTTCCACCACCCTCCAATGGCAATAtaattggttgtaaatgggtctacaaactcaaatataaaccCGATGGAATAGTTGATCGCTATAAGGCTCGGTTAGTTGCACAAGGATTTACTCAAACTCTGGGTCTCGATTATTTTGAGACTTTTAGTCCAGTTGTCAAGGCTTCTACTATCCGCATTATACTTGCAGTTGCACTCTCATTTAATTGGTCAGTTCACCAACTTGATGTTCAGAATGCCTTTCTCCATGGAGATCTTGAAGAGCATGTGTTTATGCATCAACCCCTGGGCTTTAtcaattctcaatttccttCTCATGTTTGCAAGCTTAACAAGGCTTTATATGGCCTTAAGCAAGCCCCCCGGGCATGGTATACCAAACTCAGCACTTCACTTCTTGGCTGGGGATTTCAAGCTTCTCGAGCTGATAGCTCGATGTTTATTCATCATTCAACACATGATGTTCTTATTTTACTCatttatgtagacgacataCTAGTAACTGGCAGCAATTCAGCTCAGGTTTCGTCATTTATTACTCGGCTCAATTCTTCTTTTACTCTTCGTGACCTGGGCTatgtcaattattttttgggcaTTGAAGTAGTTCGTTCTGGTACTATGTTTCATCTCAGTCAGCACAACTACACACGAGACCTCTTATCTCGCACAACCATGTTAGAATCCAAGCCTGCTACTACTCTAGGATTGTTAGGACAAACATTATCTCATCTTGATGGTGAACCTCTCTCGGATGCCACCTTATATCGCAACACGGTTAGTGTGCTTCAGTATTTTACCCTTACCAGACCGGACATTTCTTTTGCTGTTAATAAAGCTTGTCAATTCATGGCTACACCCACTACTACTCATTGGCTTGCTGTGAAACGGATTTTGCGATATCTCAAAGGCACTTTATCCTATGGCATTCAGATGCAATAGTCCACCTCGTTGGATATTCATGGATATACTGATGTCGACTGGGCATCTTGTCCAGATGACAGAAGAAGCACCGGTGGCTATGACATCTTCCTTGGTTCGAATTTAGTGTCACGGTCTTCCAACAAACAGAAGGTTGTGTCTCGCAGCAGTGCAGAATCTGAGTATCGTGCTCTTGCGTCTGCTACTTCAGAGATTATTTGGATTCAATATGTTCTACAAGAACTTTgtctctcttccttctctccACCTCTACTTTGGTGTGATAATAAAAGTGCAGCTCACTTGGCTGCAAATCCCGTGTTCCATGctaggaccaaacacattgaaatgAATCTTCACTTTATACGGGATCATGTTCTTTGTAAACAGCTCGTCATTCAGTATCTTCCTTCCGCTGAACAGGTTGCTGACATTTTTACTAAACATATTTCAAGCTCCCAGTTCCTTAGTTTTAGAACGAAGCTTTCTGTTGTTCCCTCTCCTGTGAGCTTGCGGGGAGATGATAGACGATACCTAGCTGATCAACAAGAAAGTAACTGTCCGGGGTCAGCTGCAACAAACCGAGATCAGGTGTAACAAACCAAGGTTAGTTGCAACAAACAGAAGCCGGTTAAGAACGTCTCGAAGAAGGAAGTTAGTTAGTTAGGTTGTTGtagatataaatataagaaaacgtCAGTGTACAAAGATGGATCACCTTTTCTAATAGATAATGAgaaatattggtttttctaAAACCCAGTTTCTAAAACTTTCAGGTTCGACCTCCTCTTCATGAAATTTATAggttttgttatatttttttatttcttttccttagaagttaaaaccataatttttaacaattaaaagCTTATCCTTAAAtctaaatttatggataaaaatacaaaaatatgaaattttatacaaataaatgaaaccaaaatatcaaaaagaACAAATCAAAACAATATGATATGATTGATTCCACATTGAAGGGTTTACTCTAAGGTGCTatattcttaatatttataacaaaattttgtGCACTATGTAATTTTATATTGAAGATGCTCAAAATCTTCGTGAATAAAAATGAGTTTATTTCTTCCTATGCAAGATACAATGAGGGATTTTTTTTGAAGGAGAGGACTCCACTCTCTAGGTTTGGGAAAAAACTGTTTATATGCTCTTTGATTAGGAAACTTCTCGGAAgttacctttttttttgtttgtttattatttGCAGGCTCTTACACAAAGTCAAAGTTTGAATGAGATGTGATTCCTAGCAATTTGTTCACACTTCATACATGATTTTTAGTACCGCCCTTAACAAGTCATGGCACCAGCCGCCTCTTATCTGAGATGATTTT
Proteins encoded in this region:
- the LOC100262142 gene encoding UDP-glycosyltransferase 87A1; this translates as MPSSNVSRSRSCHVVAMAVPGRGHINPMMNFCKLLASRRDDVLITFVVTEEWLGLIGSDSKPDNIRFGTIPNVTPSERVRATNLLGFLEAVMTKMEDPFEQLLKRLEPPVTTILADTFLFWAVSVGNRMSIPVASFFPMSASVFSMFHHFDLLVQNGHHPIDISERGEERVDYIPGLSSTRIADFPSLLHRQNPALTRFVQAYSWLPRAQCLLLTSVSELEPQVIDSLKSMFSFPIYPVGPVLPYFNIRDSSSVTIGSDNLNYFQWLDSQPCNSVLYVSFGSVYSVASAQVDEIAAGLRDSDVRFLWVARGEASRVREVCGEMGLVVPWCNQLKVLSHSSIGGFWTHCGWNSTVEGLFSGLPFLTFPLGIDQVSNSKAAVEDWKIGWRVKGQAGVETLVKREEICGIVKRFMNLESNEGKEIRSRARKLQKICQEAAAKGGSSETNVDAFIRYITQLPSH
- the LOC100251984 gene encoding UDP-glycosyltransferase 87A1 is translated as MDSGDGEATTACHVVAMPYPGRGHVNPMMNLCKLLASKKDDILITFVLTEEWLGLLGSGDKPDQVRFETIPNVIPSERVRAADFPGFIEAVSTKMEAPFEQLLDRLEPQVTTIIADSNLLWLVGVGQRKNIPVASLWPMSVAVFSVFHHFDLLVQNQHFPIDLSERGEERVEYIPGISSTRILDLPSIFYGNGRRVLHRALEICSWVLKAQYLLFTSVYELEHQVVDALKSKFPCPIYTVGPTIPYLRLRDESTSPTTHSDLDCMKWLDSQPEASVLYISLGSFLSVSSAQMDEIAAGLRSSRIGFLWVAREKAAQLQESCGDRGLVVPWCDQLKVLCHSSVGGFWTHCGWNSTLEAVFAGVPMLTLPIFWDQVPNSKNIVEDWKIGWRVKREVGWENLVSREEIAGLVQRFMDLESDEGKEMRNRAKELQEMCRGAIAKGGSSHTNLDTFISHISQR